One genomic segment of Peribacillus sp. FSL H8-0477 includes these proteins:
- the gatA gene encoding Asp-tRNA(Asn)/Glu-tRNA(Gln) amidotransferase subunit GatA: MSLFEQSISELHKQLHNKEITVTDLVHESYTRINEVEDKVKAFLTLDEENARKKAKQLDESVTEENSGNVLFGMPIGVKDNIVTKNLRTTCGSKILENFDPIYDATVVQKLQQAETITIGKLNMDEFAMGSSNENSAYQATRNPWNLDHVPGGSSGGSAAAVAAGEVPFSLGSDTGGSIRQPAAYCGVVGLKPTYGRVSRFGLVAFASSLDQIGPVTRTVEDNAYLLQAISGVDPMDSTSANVNVPNFLSALTGDVKGLKIAVPKEYLGAGVSDEVRNSVHDALKVLEQLGAEWEEVSLPHSKYALAAYYLLSSSEASANLSRFDGVRYGYRTDNAANLLEMYKQTRAEGFGDEVKRRIMLGTFSLSSGYYDAYYKKAQKVRTLIKQDFDDVFQKYDVIIGPTTPTHAFKIGEKIDDPLTMYANDILTIPVNLAGVPGISVPCGFSKEGLPLGLQIIGKHFDESTVYRTAHAFEQATAYHKQFPTL; encoded by the coding sequence AGTGGAAGATAAGGTTAAGGCGTTTCTTACATTAGATGAAGAAAATGCACGCAAAAAAGCAAAGCAATTAGATGAATCGGTTACAGAAGAAAATAGCGGAAATGTTTTATTCGGAATGCCAATCGGTGTGAAGGACAACATCGTCACAAAGAATCTTCGTACAACCTGCGGAAGTAAAATCCTTGAAAATTTTGACCCGATTTATGACGCAACAGTCGTTCAAAAACTTCAGCAAGCTGAAACCATTACTATTGGGAAATTAAACATGGATGAATTTGCAATGGGTTCTTCAAATGAAAACTCTGCCTATCAAGCAACACGTAATCCATGGAATCTTGATCATGTTCCAGGCGGCTCTTCAGGCGGCTCTGCTGCAGCTGTAGCAGCTGGTGAAGTTCCCTTTTCCCTAGGCTCTGATACAGGCGGTTCAATTCGTCAGCCAGCCGCGTACTGTGGTGTAGTCGGCCTAAAACCTACTTACGGCCGTGTATCACGTTTTGGTCTAGTTGCATTCGCTTCTTCTCTTGACCAAATTGGCCCGGTTACCAGAACAGTTGAAGATAATGCTTACTTACTGCAAGCAATATCCGGTGTTGATCCAATGGACTCTACATCAGCGAACGTAAATGTACCCAATTTTTTAAGCGCGTTAACGGGAGACGTTAAAGGCTTGAAAATTGCGGTTCCAAAGGAATACTTAGGTGCTGGTGTAAGTGATGAGGTACGCAATTCAGTTCATGACGCTTTGAAAGTACTTGAACAATTGGGAGCGGAGTGGGAAGAAGTATCATTGCCGCATTCAAAATATGCACTTGCTGCGTATTATCTGTTGTCATCTTCAGAAGCTTCTGCCAACCTATCCCGCTTTGATGGTGTTCGATATGGTTACAGAACAGATAATGCGGCTAATTTATTAGAAATGTACAAGCAGACTCGTGCGGAGGGCTTTGGTGACGAAGTAAAACGCCGGATTATGCTTGGAACATTCTCATTAAGTTCTGGTTACTATGATGCCTATTATAAAAAGGCGCAAAAAGTTCGTACATTAATTAAGCAAGACTTTGATGATGTCTTCCAAAAGTATGATGTTATTATTGGACCAACAACGCCTACACATGCATTTAAAATTGGTGAAAAAATTGACGATCCATTAACGATGTATGCCAATGATATCTTAACCATACCTGTAAATCTTGCAGGAGTTCCAGGAATCTCCGTGCCATGCGGATTCTCTAAGGAAGGTCTGCCGCTTGGTTTGCAAATTATCGGTAAACACTTTGATGAGAGTACGGTATACCGCACAGCTCATGCCTTTGAACAGGCAACGGCTTATCATAAACAATTTCCAACACTGTAA
- the gatB gene encoding Asp-tRNA(Asn)/Glu-tRNA(Gln) amidotransferase subunit GatB has protein sequence MTFETVIGLEVHVELKTDSKIFSSSPNHFGAEPNTNTSVIDLGYPGVLPVLNKKVVDYAMKASLALNCEVAEVTKFDRKNYFYPDNPKAYQISQFDKPIGENGWVEIEVNGVKKKIGITRIHMEEDAGKLSHTFTGSLCDYNRQGTPLIEIVSEPDITSPEEAYAYLEKVKSIIQYTGVSDCKMEEGSLRCDANISLRPAGQKEFGTKTELKNLNSFNFVRKGLEHEEIRQADILESGGIIEQETRRFDEATGKTILMRVKEGSDDYRYFPEPDLLDIYIDEEWKARIQAEIPELPDARKKRYVEEFGLPAYDAAVLTVSKEMADFFEAAVSAGADAKQASNWIMGELSAYLNAEGKELHDLALTAEGLAGMIKLIENGTISSKIAKKVFKELAEHGGDAETIVKEKGLVQISDEGALLKAVSEALDNNPQSIEDFKAGKQKAIGFLVGQIMKATKGQANPQMVNKLLVEEINKR, from the coding sequence ATGACATTTGAAACCGTAATCGGCCTTGAGGTACACGTAGAGCTTAAAACAGATTCGAAAATTTTCTCGTCTAGTCCAAACCATTTTGGAGCAGAACCTAATACTAATACCAGCGTGATTGACCTTGGATATCCAGGTGTTTTGCCTGTATTGAACAAAAAAGTCGTGGATTACGCCATGAAAGCCTCGCTTGCTTTAAATTGTGAAGTGGCAGAAGTGACTAAATTTGACCGGAAGAACTATTTTTATCCGGATAATCCCAAAGCGTATCAAATCTCTCAATTTGATAAACCAATTGGTGAGAATGGCTGGGTAGAAATTGAAGTGAATGGCGTTAAAAAGAAAATAGGTATTACCCGGATTCACATGGAAGAAGACGCAGGAAAGCTATCACATACTTTCACCGGCTCACTTTGTGATTATAATCGTCAAGGTACACCGCTGATTGAAATCGTGTCGGAACCCGATATTACTTCTCCTGAAGAAGCTTACGCATATTTAGAAAAAGTAAAATCAATCATTCAATATACTGGAGTGTCTGATTGTAAAATGGAAGAGGGATCATTACGTTGTGATGCGAATATCTCTCTTCGTCCTGCTGGACAAAAGGAATTTGGTACGAAAACGGAGCTCAAAAACTTGAACTCTTTCAACTTTGTTCGAAAAGGTCTTGAACACGAAGAAATTCGTCAGGCTGATATTCTTGAGTCAGGTGGAATTATTGAACAAGAAACACGCAGATTTGATGAAGCAACCGGGAAAACCATTCTAATGCGCGTTAAAGAAGGTTCAGATGATTATCGTTATTTCCCTGAACCCGATTTACTCGATATATACATTGATGAAGAATGGAAAGCGAGAATTCAAGCTGAGATTCCAGAGCTGCCGGATGCTCGGAAGAAACGTTATGTAGAAGAGTTCGGTCTTCCTGCTTATGATGCTGCTGTTTTAACTGTGTCAAAAGAAATGGCTGATTTCTTTGAAGCAGCTGTTTCAGCCGGCGCAGATGCTAAACAGGCTTCCAATTGGATTATGGGTGAATTATCAGCTTATCTAAATGCTGAAGGAAAAGAGCTTCATGATCTTGCTCTTACGGCAGAAGGACTTGCTGGGATGATTAAGCTGATTGAAAATGGAACCATTTCTTCTAAAATAGCTAAGAAAGTATTTAAGGAATTAGCTGAACATGGCGGCGATGCTGAAACGATTGTAAAAGAAAAAGGTCTTGTTCAAATTTCTGATGAAGGTGCTTTATTGAAAGCAGTAAGTGAAGCACTTGATAATAATCCACAGTCTATTGAAGATTTCAAGGCTGGGAAACAAAAAGCAATTGGCTTCCTTGTCGGCCAGATTATGAAAGCGACAAAAGGTCAGGCGAATCCACAAATGGTAAATAAGCTACTTGTTGAAGAAATAAATAAACGCTAA